The following proteins are encoded in a genomic region of Neorickettsia risticii str. Illinois:
- a CDS encoding PleD family two-component system response regulator yields MTALILVVDDIPSNIKILEIKLTAKYYQVITASSGVAAIELARQHQPDVILLDVMMPEMDGFETCRRLKSDYSTMHIPVIIVTALNDIENKVEGLSSGADDFLVKPAKDFTLFIRIKSLLRFKTVLDEVRLRISTKSQITSGTESKIINYVENVSSGVIAIVNQQYSESKELEEILKPTFPHVLYLTEKEAEYTTFDVLIVNISLSKDLLRLCSAIKSQLKTRSIPIIAIVDDEDDESLITEITELGINDYICVPVNKSEFIARVTTQVKRKKYQDIIEKNVEDSLKMAVIDPLTSLYNRYYFEKYMDELLATLTKSQNKTFSLMMIDIDYFKKINDACGHLSGDLVLKQLATCLKGCLRLNDLVAKFGGEEIVVVLVDIGLEDAFATAERIRKTVEKTEFSTINDEVKVPLTVSIGVSEYQPQDTTKTLIGRADANLYIAKEKGRNRVVMSDHCHQ; encoded by the coding sequence ATGACTGCATTAATTCTGGTTGTGGATGATATTCCAAGCAATATTAAAATATTAGAAATCAAATTAACAGCGAAGTACTATCAAGTGATTACTGCTTCTTCTGGGGTTGCCGCGATAGAGCTTGCTAGACAGCACCAGCCGGATGTGATTTTGCTGGATGTGATGATGCCAGAAATGGATGGATTTGAAACATGTAGACGTCTGAAAAGTGACTATTCCACCATGCACATTCCAGTGATTATTGTCACTGCGCTCAACGATATTGAAAATAAAGTGGAAGGTCTAAGTAGTGGAGCTGACGATTTTCTTGTTAAACCAGCGAAAGACTTTACTCTCTTCATAAGAATAAAGTCTCTATTACGATTCAAAACTGTCCTGGATGAAGTACGTCTCAGAATAAGTACTAAATCCCAAATTACCAGCGGCACGGAAAGTAAAATTATAAATTATGTGGAGAATGTCTCGTCTGGAGTGATTGCAATAGTTAATCAACAGTATTCTGAATCTAAAGAGCTAGAAGAAATACTTAAGCCAACATTTCCACACGTACTTTATCTTACTGAAAAAGAAGCAGAATATACGACTTTCGATGTTCTGATAGTGAATATCAGTCTCTCTAAGGATCTGCTTAGACTTTGTTCTGCGATCAAAAGCCAACTCAAGACAAGGTCTATACCGATTATAGCTATAGTTGATGATGAAGACGATGAAAGCTTAATCACTGAGATAACAGAACTTGGAATAAATGATTATATATGCGTTCCAGTTAATAAAAGCGAGTTCATTGCTAGAGTAACTACGCAGGTCAAGCGGAAAAAATACCAAGATATAATCGAAAAAAATGTGGAAGACAGTCTTAAAATGGCCGTCATAGACCCGCTAACATCGTTGTACAATAGATACTATTTTGAAAAGTACATGGATGAGCTTCTAGCGACTTTAACGAAGTCACAAAATAAGACCTTTTCCTTAATGATGATAGACATTGATTACTTTAAAAAAATCAATGATGCTTGTGGGCATCTTTCTGGTGATCTTGTTTTAAAACAACTTGCTACATGTTTAAAAGGCTGTCTCAGGCTTAATGACTTGGTGGCTAAATTTGGAGGAGAGGAAATAGTAGTTGTTCTTGTTGACATCGGGCTTGAAGATGCTTTTGCTACTGCTGAACGAATTAGAAAAACTGTTGAGAAAACGGAATTTAGCACTATCAATGATGAAGTAAAAGTTCCGTTGACTGTTAGTATAGGAGTGTCCGAATATCAACCTCAGGATACTACGAAAACCTTAATAGGCAGAGCTGACGCAAACCTCTACATCGCAAAGGAGAAAGGTAGAAACCGGGTGGTAATGTCTGATCATTGTCACCAATGA
- a CDS encoding NAD-glutamate dehydrogenase codes for MQKNTYPQFVAAIASCFEDGVSENFVSFVEQFYATLPTEKYIEVKLFSEIANEAYGFLKERLGDQRKIRIISSPKVCDILQKDRVAILILNPDSPFLVDSFTEEIKASGFTIYRRLNVVLSVERNQDGKLTKIYKKESPGNCKNESFIYFLVSSAFSEKISELQKRLEDVSRLVAIVVADWKKMLTVLENEIQRIDSSDPAKQKNPSCSLSDEVTAFLKWLNDDNFIFLGYDEYTLVGKKLEKEPTLSLGISKFERELGGDDKFREYKGVLHIGRSRYVSRVHRRVNADCVRIKRLSENGEVIGEKRFLGLFTSLAHYRDVRLIPILRRKIENIERMSGFVEGGHNHKSLLALMQGMSKGELFQTSSEELHKICKGMISLAVKPSLKVFLRRDEVGMFVYCVVFVPNAQFSMKLRYKIRDFLIQTLNGTLADECVVIGESGLVRLQFVFNVDSFTSSCTDEEIEGNLTFMAKDWEDELGQLITDSTAKKEEKLKYREYVEKFPESYKESFDVTSAYGDIGKICNVTQEKLIEVKLYEEGKQRYLKIYFLEGKLELYQLILVIENMAMEVVEHNCYKIKCTPRVMIHHFLLKSGEEMLFPLSQIKDKFEDSLLRILNKQLENDAYNALIVLAGLSWREVVLLRAFAGYLKQVSFKYNPAYIQAALSHVPEAAVLIVQMFHVRFSREVDNTVRSEKIEILKAKLEELLSSVTNIIYDNIIRGLAGLCFAILRTNYYMNKEYISIKVSSKEIADMPLPKPFVEVFVYHSQFEAIHLRGGKVARGGIRWSDRIQDFRVEILGLMKAQMAKNTAIIPVGSKGGFIIKKSIEDRKLMAETAIRYYQDFLRGLLDLTDNIVDGKCQKVKDIVAYDGDDCYLVVAADKGTANFSNYANEVSSEYSFWLGDAFASGGSRGYDHKKLGITARGAWISLEMAFWEKFGELKKKGFTVVGIGDMSGDVFGNGMLLSDEIKLVAAFNHVHIFVDPNPINPKDSFEERKRLFDIPGSTWKDYNASLISSGGGVFLRSEKSIRISSEMKDLFKIYKNNLTPDELIRHILQADVDVIWNGGIGTYVKSSQESNDVVGDKSNDNLRVDGKNIRASIFIEGGNLGCTQLGRIEYAARGGIINTDFIDNCAGVSCSDMEVNIKIALSSAVRSGKITLEERDTLLAAIEPGVVKLILLNINRVQSLMMAMETMRAGRQLEQYQSLLNKLVKVGLLDRKVEFLPSDEEIKRLFAEGRSFERPQLAVLAAYSKMYIYEKIITSNLPDEEILNRYLINYFPTLMRERFIDEILNHPLRREIIATKLANDIVNRFGCTFVQNAVQNTGFSSKEVICVLVAVVEIYELSPIFDELENLIGKVDIHSFYCIDSIFVQFLNRSVHWLLRNYPNPISVVSVVEDFSEEIREITAKLVEILDAASLKKYQDSLSSFEAIGLPVELSAKLASLEFVSAALGIAQTRKIILENDGHNVDCLTVGRIYFNIGAALSLSSLREMACEKFENASYWQRMSVYCLLDELCKEQFAFTREIAKYVTEDIDYTEAIEKWSSKYSTKLERYQSFYNDVASSGELDMNKFMVLVKRLRSMLLKEY; via the coding sequence ATGCAAAAAAACACATATCCCCAATTTGTCGCAGCCATAGCCTCGTGTTTTGAGGATGGGGTGTCCGAAAATTTCGTATCATTTGTGGAACAGTTTTATGCGACGCTACCAACGGAAAAATACATAGAAGTAAAACTCTTTTCTGAGATTGCAAATGAAGCTTATGGTTTTTTGAAGGAGCGTTTGGGAGATCAAAGGAAAATAAGGATTATTAGCTCGCCGAAAGTATGTGATATTTTGCAAAAGGACCGGGTAGCGATATTAATCTTAAATCCTGATAGTCCGTTTTTAGTCGACTCTTTTACTGAAGAAATTAAGGCAAGTGGTTTCACTATATATAGACGATTGAACGTTGTTTTATCAGTTGAAAGAAACCAAGACGGAAAATTGACAAAAATATATAAGAAGGAAAGTCCTGGTAACTGTAAGAATGAGTCTTTCATTTACTTTCTTGTCAGTTCTGCATTCTCTGAAAAAATCTCCGAGCTACAGAAAAGGCTCGAAGATGTAAGTAGGCTTGTTGCAATTGTGGTTGCTGACTGGAAAAAAATGCTTACTGTTTTGGAAAATGAGATTCAAAGAATTGATTCTTCTGATCCTGCCAAGCAAAAAAATCCAAGCTGTTCTCTCAGTGATGAAGTTACTGCGTTCCTTAAATGGTTGAATGATGATAATTTCATCTTCCTAGGTTACGACGAGTATACCCTAGTGGGTAAAAAACTTGAAAAAGAGCCTACCCTTTCTCTTGGTATTTCGAAATTTGAAAGAGAGCTTGGTGGTGATGATAAGTTTAGAGAGTATAAAGGTGTTCTCCATATTGGTAGATCCAGATATGTTTCTCGTGTCCATAGGCGGGTCAATGCCGATTGTGTAAGAATAAAGCGTCTCTCAGAAAATGGAGAAGTAATCGGAGAAAAAAGATTTCTTGGTTTGTTTACCTCTCTAGCACACTACAGAGATGTAAGGCTGATACCTATTCTGCGTAGGAAAATAGAAAACATCGAAAGAATGTCAGGTTTTGTAGAGGGTGGACATAATCACAAGTCCCTCTTAGCGCTAATGCAGGGCATGTCGAAAGGTGAGCTGTTTCAGACCTCAAGTGAGGAGCTCCACAAAATCTGCAAAGGTATGATCTCTTTAGCTGTTAAGCCAAGTCTGAAGGTTTTTCTTAGAAGAGACGAAGTCGGGATGTTTGTTTATTGCGTGGTTTTTGTTCCAAATGCACAGTTTAGTATGAAACTGCGCTATAAGATCAGAGATTTTCTCATACAAACGCTGAATGGTACTCTTGCGGATGAATGTGTTGTAATTGGAGAGTCTGGGCTTGTTAGACTGCAATTTGTGTTTAATGTTGATTCTTTTACTTCCTCATGTACGGATGAAGAAATAGAAGGAAACCTTACCTTCATGGCAAAAGACTGGGAAGATGAGCTCGGACAATTGATAACAGATTCCACAGCTAAAAAGGAGGAAAAACTAAAATATAGGGAGTACGTTGAGAAATTTCCAGAAAGTTATAAGGAATCTTTCGATGTTACCTCAGCTTACGGAGATATTGGAAAAATATGCAATGTCACACAAGAGAAACTTATAGAAGTCAAACTCTATGAAGAAGGGAAACAGCGCTACTTGAAGATATATTTTCTTGAAGGGAAATTAGAACTCTACCAGCTGATACTAGTTATAGAAAATATGGCGATGGAAGTGGTAGAGCATAATTGCTACAAGATCAAGTGCACACCTAGGGTGATGATACACCATTTTCTCCTTAAAAGTGGTGAAGAGATGCTTTTTCCTCTTTCTCAAATAAAAGACAAGTTTGAGGATTCACTCCTGAGGATTCTCAATAAGCAGCTAGAAAATGATGCTTACAATGCTCTGATAGTCTTGGCAGGTTTATCTTGGCGTGAAGTTGTTTTATTGCGCGCTTTTGCTGGATACCTGAAGCAGGTATCTTTTAAGTATAATCCTGCTTATATACAGGCCGCGCTGTCACATGTTCCGGAAGCTGCAGTGTTGATTGTCCAGATGTTCCATGTGCGTTTTTCGCGGGAAGTAGACAACACTGTAAGAAGTGAAAAAATTGAGATACTGAAGGCAAAGCTTGAGGAGCTTTTATCGTCGGTGACTAACATCATTTATGACAATATCATTAGAGGTCTTGCAGGGCTCTGTTTCGCGATATTGCGGACAAATTATTACATGAACAAGGAGTATATCTCAATTAAGGTTTCCTCTAAGGAAATTGCTGACATGCCTCTTCCTAAACCTTTTGTAGAGGTTTTTGTTTACCACAGTCAATTCGAAGCAATACACCTAAGGGGTGGAAAGGTTGCACGTGGCGGCATCAGATGGTCTGATAGAATTCAAGATTTTCGTGTTGAGATTCTCGGGCTTATGAAAGCCCAGATGGCAAAAAACACTGCTATCATTCCGGTTGGTTCAAAGGGCGGCTTCATTATCAAGAAAAGCATAGAAGATAGGAAGCTTATGGCTGAAACGGCAATCCGATATTATCAGGATTTTTTGAGGGGCTTACTTGATCTTACAGACAATATTGTTGATGGAAAGTGTCAAAAAGTAAAGGATATTGTTGCTTACGATGGGGATGACTGCTATCTTGTGGTTGCTGCAGATAAGGGGACAGCTAATTTTTCAAATTACGCAAACGAGGTTTCCTCGGAGTATAGTTTCTGGCTCGGGGATGCCTTTGCGTCGGGTGGTTCACGTGGATATGATCATAAAAAGTTGGGAATCACTGCTCGTGGTGCATGGATCTCTCTTGAGATGGCTTTCTGGGAGAAGTTTGGTGAGTTGAAGAAAAAAGGGTTCACGGTTGTTGGTATAGGCGATATGTCCGGCGACGTATTTGGAAACGGGATGCTACTGTCAGATGAAATAAAGCTCGTCGCTGCGTTTAATCATGTGCACATTTTTGTAGATCCGAATCCAATTAATCCAAAAGACTCTTTCGAGGAAAGAAAACGGCTTTTTGATATACCTGGATCAACTTGGAAAGATTACAATGCTTCTCTTATTTCCAGTGGTGGAGGTGTTTTTTTGCGCAGTGAAAAATCCATACGGATCAGTAGCGAAATGAAAGATCTTTTCAAAATATACAAGAATAACCTTACCCCCGATGAGTTGATCAGACATATTCTTCAGGCAGATGTGGATGTTATTTGGAATGGTGGAATAGGAACATATGTTAAATCTTCTCAGGAAAGTAACGACGTAGTCGGAGATAAGTCCAACGACAATTTAAGGGTCGATGGGAAAAATATTAGAGCTTCAATCTTTATTGAAGGTGGAAACTTAGGTTGCACGCAGCTCGGTAGGATAGAATATGCTGCAAGGGGTGGTATTATAAACACCGACTTTATAGATAATTGTGCTGGTGTATCGTGCTCGGATATGGAGGTTAATATCAAAATTGCTCTATCCAGCGCTGTAAGATCAGGAAAGATTACACTTGAAGAGCGAGATACTCTACTGGCAGCAATAGAGCCAGGAGTAGTTAAATTAATACTCTTAAATATTAACAGGGTTCAGTCTCTTATGATGGCTATGGAGACAATGAGAGCCGGTAGACAACTTGAGCAATATCAAAGTTTACTGAACAAGCTAGTTAAAGTGGGTCTTTTAGACAGGAAGGTAGAGTTTTTACCCTCCGATGAGGAAATAAAGCGCCTTTTTGCAGAAGGTAGGAGTTTCGAGCGACCTCAGCTAGCTGTGTTGGCAGCTTACAGCAAGATGTACATTTATGAAAAAATCATAACTTCTAACCTGCCGGATGAAGAAATTTTGAACCGCTACCTTATAAATTATTTTCCAACTTTGATGCGGGAAAGATTCATAGATGAAATTTTAAATCATCCACTTAGACGTGAGATCATTGCGACTAAGCTTGCTAATGACATTGTCAACAGATTTGGATGTACGTTTGTGCAAAATGCAGTACAAAACACTGGTTTCTCGTCTAAAGAGGTAATCTGTGTGCTCGTTGCAGTTGTGGAAATATATGAGCTCTCTCCTATTTTTGATGAGCTGGAGAATCTCATAGGGAAAGTGGATATTCATTCTTTTTACTGTATTGATTCGATTTTCGTGCAGTTTTTAAACCGTTCAGTGCACTGGTTGCTCAGAAATTATCCTAATCCAATAAGTGTTGTTTCAGTTGTAGAAGATTTTTCTGAAGAAATTAGAGAAATAACTGCAAAACTAGTGGAAATCCTTGACGCTGCTTCCCTTAAAAAATATCAAGATTCACTTTCTTCATTTGAAGCTATTGGCCTGCCAGTTGAACTGAGTGCTAAATTAGCAAGCTTGGAATTTGTTTCAGCTGCTTTGGGAATTGCACAGACCCGTAAGATCATTCTTGAAAATGATGGCCACAATGTAGATTGTCTGACTGTTGGACGGATTTATTTTAATATAGGTGCAGCTTTATCTCTTTCCTCTTTAAGGGAAATGGCATGTGAAAAATTCGAGAATGCCTCCTATTGGCAAAGAATGTCCGTGTATTGTCTATTAGACGAACTCTGCAAGGAACAGTTTGCCTTTACTCGTGAAATTGCAAAATATGTTACCGAGGACATTGATTATACTGAGGCAATTGAAAAGTGGAGTAGTAAGTACTCTACAAAACTTGAGCGCTATCAGTCATTTTATAACGACGTTGCGTCTTCTGGAGAACTTGATATGAATAAGTTCATGGTGCTTGTAAAGCGTTTACGCTCAATGCTGTTGAAGGAGTATTAG
- a CDS encoding glutamate--tRNA ligase family protein — protein MHSTSDPIVIRENGTYTYMLPSVVDDIECRISTVIRGEDHISNTAVQIQMFEALGCTEIPKFAHMPLLKMRTGKMSKRAGGNEIQTFRENYIEPEVICLYLLNLGSKSQSTFKNYRNYSNFNLENYSSSSSVAVLEDEIYSLNTDFLRLSNYEDLAKRLGGVSETFWDAVKSNVRNIPEVNYWWETCTTEAKVYHGMGCDAQLVRDAISVLPQEEVSHETYRRWVELIAENYGYNKKVIHTNLRLALTGKERGPEMAVILPFIGRKRILIRLNDSLS, from the coding sequence TTGCATAGCACGAGTGATCCGATTGTCATAAGAGAAAACGGCACTTATACGTATATGTTGCCTTCAGTTGTTGACGATATTGAGTGTAGAATTAGCACTGTTATCCGTGGTGAGGACCATATCTCTAATACTGCTGTGCAGATACAGATGTTTGAAGCACTGGGGTGCACTGAAATTCCAAAGTTTGCTCATATGCCACTGCTTAAAATGCGAACTGGAAAGATGTCTAAAAGAGCTGGCGGTAATGAAATACAAACTTTTAGGGAAAACTACATAGAACCCGAAGTCATATGTCTGTACTTGTTAAATCTGGGTAGCAAGTCTCAAAGCACTTTCAAGAATTATAGGAATTATAGCAATTTTAATCTGGAAAATTATTCTTCATCTTCATCAGTAGCTGTTTTGGAAGATGAAATTTATAGCCTTAACACTGATTTTTTACGTCTTTCCAACTATGAGGATCTTGCAAAACGTTTAGGTGGTGTGTCGGAGACTTTTTGGGATGCTGTTAAAAGCAATGTGAGAAATATTCCTGAAGTAAATTATTGGTGGGAAACATGTACTACTGAGGCTAAGGTTTACCATGGTATGGGGTGCGATGCACAACTTGTCAGAGACGCTATATCAGTACTTCCTCAGGAAGAAGTCTCTCACGAGACATATAGGCGGTGGGTTGAGCTAATCGCAGAAAACTATGGATATAATAAAAAAGTGATTCATACCAATCTTAGGCTTGCATTGACTGGAAAAGAGCGTGGGCCTGAGATGGCAGTTATCCTTCCCTTTATAGGTAGAAAGAGAATATTAATCAGACTGAATGATTCGCTTAGTTGA
- a CDS encoding glutamate--tRNA ligase family protein, with amino-acid sequence MITRFAPSPTGLIHLGNARTALIAYFAARSSGGKFILRIDDTDVTRIKSEYVDKIFTDLSWLGIKEDLCIKQSERCELYANAVVRLEESGRIYPCYESPEELEIERRALLARGLPPVYRKKSGPQHSTRPPYYRFELDPERVVTWEDKLRGK; translated from the coding sequence ATGATTACCCGTTTTGCACCAAGTCCGACAGGACTTATTCATTTAGGAAATGCAAGAACGGCGCTAATTGCATATTTTGCAGCTCGATCTTCTGGAGGTAAATTTATTTTAAGAATCGATGATACGGATGTCACAAGAATCAAAAGTGAATATGTGGACAAGATTTTTACAGACCTATCATGGCTTGGTATCAAGGAAGATCTTTGTATAAAACAGTCTGAGCGGTGTGAGCTTTATGCAAATGCAGTAGTTAGACTTGAAGAAAGTGGTCGGATTTACCCCTGTTATGAGTCACCTGAAGAGCTCGAAATAGAGCGTAGAGCACTTTTGGCTCGTGGTCTTCCACCTGTATACAGAAAAAAAAGTGGACCTCAACATTCAACTCGGCCCCCATACTATCGTTTTGAACTAGACCCTGAGCGAGTAGTTACATGGGAGGATAAACTTCGGGGAAAATAG
- a CDS encoding Na+/H+ antiporter subunit E, producing the protein MRKGFIFPIFSLIVFWLIISGQKSMFLFALGLGAAALSYFSYLFLLRSSLDFSVVFSFRFLKYLQWLLVQILLSSFSLLKLVYSRRIPNLNCNRQLLVEEELFKDDVINVIFGLSVTLTPGTVTVMMDKQRICFHCFSEDFSSGISEMKRRISNSLLR; encoded by the coding sequence ATGCGTAAGGGCTTCATATTTCCGATATTTTCTCTGATTGTATTTTGGCTGATTATTTCGGGGCAAAAGTCGATGTTCCTTTTTGCTCTTGGATTAGGTGCTGCAGCACTTTCTTATTTTTCGTACTTGTTTCTTTTGCGATCTTCACTTGATTTCTCTGTTGTTTTTTCTTTTCGCTTCTTAAAATACCTGCAGTGGCTCCTAGTACAGATCCTTTTGTCGTCCTTCTCACTTTTAAAACTTGTATACTCCAGGCGTATACCGAATCTTAATTGTAATAGACAACTCCTTGTTGAGGAGGAGTTATTCAAGGATGATGTCATCAATGTTATTTTTGGGCTTTCTGTTACGCTTACTCCCGGTACGGTGACTGTTATGATGGATAAGCAGCGGATTTGCTTTCATTGTTTCAGTGAAGATTTTAGTTCTGGGATATCTGAGATGAAGCGCCGCATTTCTAATTCTCTTCTCAGATGA
- a CDS encoding ribonucleotide-diphosphate reductase subunit beta has product MSLLEPRLSYKPFQYDWAYQAWEIQQKIHWLPEEIPMADDVQDWHHKICSTEKNLLTQIFRFFTQADVEVHDCYMRHYAGVFKPPEVCMMLTAFANMETIHIAAYAHLLDTVGMPETEYLAFTKYRQMKEKCEYLKAFKMDSPTEIAKTLAVYGAFTEGLQLFASFAILLNFPRFNKMKGMGQIIAYSVRDETLHSNSITKLFRTFLLENDIDKLKLEAEIREICDAMVHHEDAFIDLAFEMGDVEGLKASEVKEYIRYIANLRLKQLGFSEIYEQKVNPLLWLEAVLNTVEHTNFFENKATEYSKAATKGTWDEAFNFSDA; this is encoded by the coding sequence ATGTCCCTGCTAGAGCCCCGTCTCTCGTATAAACCGTTTCAGTACGATTGGGCATACCAAGCTTGGGAAATACAACAGAAAATCCATTGGTTGCCAGAAGAGATTCCTATGGCTGACGATGTGCAGGATTGGCATCATAAGATATGTAGTACGGAGAAAAATTTGCTGACTCAGATTTTTCGTTTTTTCACTCAAGCAGATGTTGAGGTCCACGACTGTTATATGAGGCACTATGCTGGTGTTTTCAAGCCGCCGGAAGTCTGTATGATGCTTACTGCTTTTGCAAATATGGAAACCATACACATAGCTGCTTATGCACACTTGCTAGATACGGTTGGTATGCCGGAAACAGAGTACCTTGCCTTTACAAAATACAGACAAATGAAGGAAAAATGCGAGTATCTAAAGGCTTTCAAGATGGACAGTCCAACTGAAATAGCAAAGACCCTTGCTGTATATGGAGCATTTACTGAGGGACTTCAATTATTTGCATCATTTGCGATTCTGTTAAACTTTCCGCGCTTCAATAAAATGAAGGGTATGGGGCAAATTATTGCCTATTCTGTTCGTGATGAAACGCTACATTCTAACTCGATTACTAAGCTTTTCCGTACTTTTCTGCTTGAGAACGATATTGACAAGTTAAAATTAGAAGCAGAGATCAGAGAGATATGCGATGCCATGGTTCATCATGAAGATGCATTTATAGATCTTGCTTTCGAGATGGGGGATGTAGAAGGCTTAAAGGCATCTGAAGTAAAGGAGTACATCAGATACATTGCAAATCTACGGCTGAAGCAGTTGGGTTTTTCAGAGATATATGAGCAGAAAGTTAATCCTTTGCTCTGGTTAGAGGCAGTACTGAATACAGTTGAACACACTAATTTTTTTGAAAATAAAGCTACTGAATATTCTAAAGCTGCAACGAAAGGTACTTGGGACGAGGCGTTCAATTTTAGTGATGCGTAA
- the nusA gene encoding transcription termination factor NusA has translation MSFSDNGPSNLQIVESINSVAEKEGLNPDALFRAIGIELAHEIGKRQYGDHRIFVEIDKKSGEIIVSKRLLVVEDSDKARMLEQLEVTTEEFPDSPSSFGVQEKIHHDDIIDLSTAKLKYPNVEHKAGDIITERLPSFSSGYIIARVMKAKLERLITSLVREKQYHCYKGRVGEIVTGIVKKSIDFKAGSRSIIVDIAGVEGLLPYSSLVKGESFRPGERVKCVIQKVEYSVIKPQILLSRSSGSFVAQLFSQQVPEIYDRVVEIKKVARDAGSRSKVAVFSSDRNIDPVGACIGMGGSRINAVVSELHGEKIDVVEYSSDTATFLANALKPIRPVKIAVNEEVKKIELVVPDESVSLVIGRGGQNVYLLSSLLGYRVEVLSDAEVSKKKMEEFISGTARFVEALNVEEVIAQLLVTEGFSTVEEIADCNTSRLAFIEGFDEDVAEEIRSRAVEYVNEQPKRTQALVEKYKANPNMLALSSFDTGLLEVLFSSGLTDLEKVAELSCDELREVIGDNGFAVPLLEQLIIRSRETLGWL, from the coding sequence ATGTCTTTTTCCGATAATGGACCCAGTAATCTCCAAATTGTGGAATCCATAAATTCTGTTGCAGAAAAAGAAGGACTCAATCCTGACGCTCTGTTTCGCGCAATAGGAATCGAGTTAGCACATGAAATAGGGAAAAGGCAGTATGGGGATCATAGAATTTTCGTTGAGATAGACAAAAAAAGTGGCGAGATAATTGTATCAAAGCGACTTCTTGTAGTCGAAGATTCTGATAAAGCCCGTATGCTTGAGCAGCTGGAAGTCACTACTGAAGAATTCCCTGATTCGCCCTCGTCGTTTGGTGTACAGGAGAAAATTCACCATGATGATATAATTGACTTGTCGACCGCAAAGCTGAAGTACCCGAATGTTGAGCATAAAGCGGGTGATATAATCACGGAACGTTTACCCTCATTTTCCTCTGGATACATAATTGCCAGAGTCATGAAAGCGAAGCTTGAGCGCCTCATTACATCGTTAGTGCGGGAAAAACAGTACCACTGTTATAAAGGCAGAGTTGGGGAGATTGTTACGGGCATCGTGAAAAAATCCATCGACTTTAAGGCGGGTAGTCGAAGCATTATCGTCGATATTGCAGGAGTAGAAGGCCTTTTACCTTATTCATCACTAGTGAAGGGCGAGAGCTTTAGGCCCGGTGAAAGAGTCAAGTGTGTGATACAAAAAGTTGAGTATTCAGTTATCAAACCTCAAATCCTACTCTCTAGGTCTAGTGGCAGTTTTGTTGCTCAGCTCTTTTCTCAGCAGGTACCGGAAATATACGATCGTGTAGTAGAAATAAAGAAAGTTGCCAGAGATGCTGGTTCCAGAAGCAAGGTTGCTGTCTTTTCATCAGATAGAAACATAGATCCAGTTGGAGCATGTATCGGCATGGGTGGAAGTAGAATAAACGCCGTAGTAAGCGAGTTGCACGGTGAAAAGATAGATGTAGTCGAATATTCGAGCGATACTGCCACCTTTCTAGCGAATGCCCTTAAACCAATCAGGCCAGTCAAGATTGCTGTAAACGAAGAGGTAAAAAAGATAGAACTAGTTGTCCCTGATGAAAGTGTTAGCCTTGTTATAGGACGCGGTGGGCAGAATGTATACTTGTTATCCTCTCTTCTTGGATATCGTGTAGAGGTCCTTAGTGATGCCGAAGTTTCTAAAAAGAAAATGGAAGAATTCATCTCAGGGACCGCACGCTTCGTAGAAGCACTGAATGTCGAGGAAGTAATAGCTCAACTATTGGTTACTGAGGGATTTTCGACAGTCGAAGAAATCGCTGACTGTAATACGTCAAGGCTAGCCTTCATTGAGGGATTTGATGAGGATGTCGCTGAAGAGATAAGGAGCAGGGCGGTTGAGTATGTGAATGAGCAACCTAAAAGAACGCAGGCTCTAGTGGAAAAGTATAAAGCAAATCCGAATATGCTTGCCCTTTCAAGCTTTGACACGGGATTACTTGAGGTACTTTTCTCGTCTGGACTGACGGATCTTGAAAAGGTTGCCGAGTTATCTTGTGATGAATTAAGAGAGGTCATCGGAGATAATGGATTTGCTGTACCGTTGCTAGAACAGCTTATCATCAGATCAAGGGAAACTCTGGGTTGGTTGTAG